Proteins found in one Collinsella aerofaciens genomic segment:
- the manA gene encoding mannose-6-phosphate isomerase, class I, with translation MNMSDLIKLTPIFHEKIWGGRQLETVFGYDIPDGPIGECWAISAHPNGDCQIAEGPYAGHTLSWLWAEHRELFGNCEGKEFPLLIKILDAKDDLSIQIHPNDEYAAEHENGSLGKTECWYVLDCEPDATIIVGQRAKDRAEAAQMIEEGRWDDMLNVLPIHKGDFFQIDSGTVHAIKTGTLILETQQSSDVTYRLYDYDRPGTDGNLRPLHIEQSLDCIDFDAQAPTDGTVTAPEVDGVTELESNPCYTVDRVRVDGSKTIDQRWPFMCLSVIDGEGTVCGDPVHRGSHLLAPSTVSSIDLEGKMELIISHL, from the coding sequence ATGAACATGTCCGATTTGATTAAGCTGACGCCGATCTTCCACGAGAAGATCTGGGGCGGTCGCCAGCTCGAAACCGTATTTGGCTACGACATTCCCGATGGCCCCATCGGTGAGTGCTGGGCCATCTCGGCCCACCCCAACGGCGACTGCCAGATTGCGGAGGGCCCGTATGCCGGCCACACGCTGTCGTGGCTGTGGGCCGAGCATCGCGAGCTCTTTGGCAACTGCGAGGGCAAGGAGTTCCCGCTGCTCATTAAGATTCTGGACGCCAAGGACGACCTTTCGATCCAGATTCATCCCAACGACGAGTACGCTGCCGAGCACGAGAACGGTAGCCTGGGCAAAACCGAGTGTTGGTATGTGCTGGACTGCGAGCCCGACGCCACGATCATCGTCGGCCAGCGTGCCAAGGACCGCGCCGAGGCCGCACAAATGATCGAGGAAGGACGTTGGGACGACATGCTCAACGTGTTGCCGATTCACAAGGGCGACTTTTTCCAGATTGATTCCGGTACCGTGCACGCCATCAAGACCGGCACGCTCATTTTGGAGACGCAGCAGTCGAGCGACGTGACGTATCGTCTGTACGACTACGACCGTCCCGGCACCGACGGCAACCTGCGCCCGCTGCACATTGAGCAGAGCCTCGACTGCATCGACTTTGATGCTCAGGCTCCGACCGACGGCACGGTGACCGCGCCCGAGGTGGACGGCGTAACCGAGCTCGAGTCCAACCCCTGCTACACCGTCGATCGCGTGCGCGTCGACGGCAGCAAAACCATCGACCAGCGCTGGCCCTTCATGTGCCTGTCGGTCATCGACGGCGAAGGCACCGTCTGCGGCGACCCCGTCCACAGGGGAAGCCACCTGCTGGCACCCAGCACCGTCAGCTCCATCGACCTCGAAGGCAAAATGGAACTGATCATCAGCCACCTATAG
- a CDS encoding GntR family transcriptional regulator, which translates to MIPKYEAIAADIRRSIEDGTLKPGDKLPTVVEFCELYSVSKITVKRAIEQITEEGLITSRRGSGTYVKDTAGLPGQAFFQGKNDRAQGFSYEHRGEKVTSVVYDFSIVNPPADIAAQLGIAEDDFAYHIVRVRQADEKPIVIEYTYMPLELIPGLKKKDLYGSVYHFIREQCGLKISSFHRTIRAVAATEEEAERLDTKPGSPLLELTQIGFLDSGAAFEYSVSRNVGDRFELHNVTLA; encoded by the coding sequence ATGATTCCCAAATACGAGGCGATAGCTGCAGATATTCGTCGAAGCATCGAGGATGGCACTCTTAAACCGGGCGACAAGCTTCCCACCGTCGTTGAGTTCTGCGAGCTCTATAGCGTTTCCAAAATCACCGTCAAACGAGCTATCGAGCAAATCACCGAGGAAGGTCTTATTACCAGCCGACGCGGATCGGGTACCTACGTTAAGGACACGGCGGGACTTCCCGGTCAGGCGTTTTTCCAGGGCAAAAACGACCGTGCCCAGGGCTTTTCGTATGAGCACCGCGGGGAGAAGGTGACCTCGGTGGTCTACGATTTCTCGATTGTTAATCCACCAGCGGACATCGCAGCCCAGCTGGGAATTGCCGAGGATGACTTTGCCTATCACATCGTGCGCGTGCGTCAGGCCGATGAGAAGCCCATCGTTATCGAGTACACCTACATGCCCCTCGAGCTGATTCCAGGCCTTAAAAAGAAGGACCTGTACGGATCGGTCTACCACTTCATCCGCGAGCAATGTGGGCTGAAGATTTCGAGCTTCCACCGTACCATTCGCGCCGTGGCAGCAACCGAGGAAGAAGCCGAGCGCTTGGACACCAAGCCTGGCTCTCCCCTGCTCGAGCTCACCCAGATTGGCTTTTTGGACAGCGGCGCCGCCTTTGAGTATTCGGTCTCGCGCAACGTTGGCGACCGCTTTGAGTTGCACAACGTAACGTTGGCATAG
- a CDS encoding glycoside hydrolase family 1 protein, which produces MAQYQLPNDFFFGAAMSGPQTEGQWNQGGKLENLWDTWSIQDLGSFYNCVGSYAGNDFMAKYQEDLRILKDLGLDTYRTSIQWSRLLDADGNLNEEGAAWYHELFRASREAGLEPFVNLYHFDMPTYLFNRGGWESREVVEAYAHYADVAFHEFGQEIKYWFTFNEPIVEPEQRYQEGVWFPQLHDFSRARTVQYHISLAHALAVANYRRAYDEGAVRSDAKIGMINCFTPVYTKENPSEADLEAVRMTSGINNRWWLDLITKGELPADVLDSLAEGGVKLPFRAGDQEILKQGVVDWLGCNYYHPTRVQAPASKIDQYGLPHFADEYVWPDAVMNESRGWEIYPQGLYDFGMDCAKNYPDLEWFVSENGIGIMDEYKNRDAEGTIQDDYRVDFVRQHLEWVAKAIAEGAKCRGYHYWAVIDNWSWANAFKNRYGFVEVDLMDGYKRRLKKSAAWLKQVATTHVVD; this is translated from the coding sequence ATGGCACAGTATCAGCTGCCCAACGACTTCTTCTTTGGCGCTGCTATGTCCGGCCCGCAGACTGAGGGTCAGTGGAACCAGGGCGGCAAGCTCGAGAACCTGTGGGACACCTGGTCCATCCAGGATCTGGGCTCGTTCTACAACTGCGTTGGCTCTTACGCCGGCAATGACTTTATGGCCAAGTACCAGGAAGACCTTCGCATTTTGAAGGACTTGGGCCTGGATACCTATCGCACTTCCATCCAGTGGAGCCGTCTGCTCGATGCCGACGGCAACCTCAACGAGGAAGGCGCCGCGTGGTATCACGAGTTGTTCCGCGCCTCTCGCGAAGCCGGCCTGGAGCCGTTTGTCAACTTGTACCACTTTGACATGCCCACCTACCTTTTTAACCGTGGCGGCTGGGAGAGCCGTGAGGTTGTCGAGGCTTACGCACATTACGCCGACGTCGCCTTCCACGAGTTTGGCCAGGAGATCAAGTACTGGTTCACCTTTAACGAGCCCATCGTCGAGCCCGAGCAGCGCTATCAGGAGGGCGTGTGGTTCCCACAGCTCCACGACTTTAGCCGCGCTCGCACCGTGCAGTATCACATCTCGCTGGCACATGCGCTGGCCGTGGCCAACTACCGTCGCGCCTATGACGAGGGCGCCGTTCGCAGCGATGCCAAGATCGGCATGATCAACTGCTTTACCCCGGTCTACACCAAGGAGAACCCCAGCGAGGCGGACCTCGAGGCCGTGCGTATGACCAGTGGCATCAACAACCGCTGGTGGCTCGACCTCATTACCAAGGGCGAGCTTCCCGCCGACGTGCTCGACAGCCTGGCCGAGGGCGGCGTTAAGCTTCCGTTCCGTGCCGGCGACCAAGAGATTCTTAAGCAGGGTGTTGTCGACTGGCTCGGTTGCAACTACTACCACCCCACGCGCGTTCAGGCGCCGGCGAGCAAGATCGACCAGTACGGTCTGCCGCACTTTGCCGACGAGTACGTGTGGCCCGACGCCGTTATGAACGAGAGCCGCGGCTGGGAGATCTACCCGCAGGGCCTCTACGACTTTGGCATGGACTGCGCTAAGAACTACCCCGATCTTGAGTGGTTCGTTTCCGAGAACGGCATCGGCATCATGGACGAATACAAGAACCGAGACGCCGAAGGAACCATCCAGGATGACTACCGCGTCGACTTTGTACGCCAGCACCTGGAGTGGGTTGCCAAGGCAATTGCCGAGGGCGCCAAGTGCCGTGGATACCATTATTGGGCCGTCATCGATAACTGGTCTTGGGCGAATGCCTTTAAGAACCGTTACGGTTTTGTCGAGGTCGACCTTATGGACGGCTACAAGCGCCGCCTTAAGAAGTCGGCAGCTTGGCTCAAGCAGGTCGCCACGACTCACGTGGTTGATTAG